In one window of Desulforhabdus amnigena DNA:
- a CDS encoding HlyD family secretion protein, which produces MSVQNRAWLRRAAWGGVILVMAALATWQYLKGEESDKGIVGGNGRIEATEINVAAKLAGRIKAILVDEGDFVTAGQVVAQIDTEVLQAQLRQAEAQARQAQSEVATTRSRLAQRESEKAAAEAVVVQRQAELNAARKRAARTSALAREGGVSKQEADDDQARMQSYEAAVSAARAQVAAAEAAIATARSEVSGAQSAVEAAMATAERIRVDIADSDLKAPRDGRVQYRVAQLSEVVGAGGRVLNLVDLKDVYMTFFLPTAAAGRLALGSEVRLVLDAAPQYVIPAYVSFVASVAQFTPKTVETASEREKLMFRIKAQIPPDLLRAHILHVKTGLPGMAYVRLDPQTPWPAHLQVKVPQ; this is translated from the coding sequence ATGAGTGTTCAGAACAGAGCATGGTTGAGACGGGCCGCGTGGGGTGGAGTGATCCTTGTGATGGCCGCGCTGGCGACCTGGCAATACCTCAAGGGCGAGGAAAGCGACAAGGGCATCGTCGGCGGCAACGGGCGCATCGAAGCCACAGAGATCAATGTGGCGGCCAAGCTGGCGGGGAGGATCAAGGCCATTCTCGTCGATGAAGGGGACTTCGTGACCGCCGGCCAGGTGGTGGCGCAGATAGATACGGAGGTGCTCCAGGCGCAGCTTCGGCAGGCCGAAGCCCAGGCGCGGCAGGCGCAAAGCGAGGTAGCGACCACACGCAGCCGGCTTGCTCAGCGCGAGAGCGAGAAAGCGGCGGCAGAGGCCGTGGTGGTGCAGCGCCAGGCGGAACTCAACGCCGCCCGGAAGCGCGCAGCCCGCACCTCGGCGCTGGCCCGTGAAGGCGGCGTTTCAAAGCAGGAGGCGGATGACGATCAAGCTCGCATGCAAAGTTACGAAGCCGCCGTCAGCGCCGCGCGGGCCCAGGTGGCGGCGGCCGAAGCGGCCATCGCAACGGCCCGTTCGGAAGTAAGCGGAGCACAGTCGGCCGTTGAGGCCGCAATGGCCACCGCCGAACGCATCCGGGTCGACATCGCCGACAGCGATCTCAAGGCGCCTCGCGACGGACGCGTGCAGTACCGGGTGGCGCAGCTCAGTGAAGTGGTAGGGGCAGGCGGACGGGTGCTGAACCTGGTCGATCTGAAGGATGTCTACATGACCTTCTTCCTGCCCACGGCCGCAGCCGGGCGTTTGGCGCTGGGCTCGGAAGTGCGCCTGGTGCTGGATGCGGCCCCCCAGTATGTCATTCCGGCATATGTCTCTTTCGTGGCCAGCGTGGCGCAGTTCACACCCAAAACGGTGGAAACCGCCAGCGAACGCGAAAAACTCATGTTCCGCATCAAGGCGCAGATCCCTCCTGATCTGCTTCGTGCCCACATCCTGCACGTCAAGACAGGGCTGCCCGGTATGGCCTATGTGCGGCTCGATCCGCAGACCCCGTGGCCGGCCCACCTGCAGGTGAAAGTGCCGCAATGA
- the rbbA gene encoding ribosome-associated ATPase/putative transporter RbbA: MNEHRPDTTMQNKESGSAGSAPVVRLSNVSLRYGRTQALDAIHLDIPAGKMVGMIGPDGVGKSSLFALIAGAHAIQSGHIEVLGGDMAEAEHRRLVGPRVAYMPQGLGKNLYPTLSVFENADFFGRLFGHDRSEREQRIGELLQATSLSPFSGRPAGKLSGGMKQKLGLCCALIHDPDLLILDEPTTGVDPLSRRQFWELIEQIRAARPGMSVVVATAYMEEAFSFDWLVAMDGGRVLATGAPRELLQNTGTTTLEEAFIALLPREKREGYQPVHIPPREEGEESDIAIEARDLTMRFGDFIAVDHVSFRIGRGEIFGFLGSNGCGKTTTMKMLTGLLPASEGQAWLFGRPVDPRDLDTRRRVGYMSQAFSLYSELTVRQNLELHARLFRMPVEKIPARMREMSERFGLSDVMDALPDALPLGVRQRLSLAVAMIHGPEILILDEPTSGVDPVARDAFWQIMIDLARRDKVTIFISTHFMNEAERCDRISLMHAGRVLVSDTPEGLRAKRGSQTLEEAFIAYLEEAAAKDRKLSEKRRDLPETGLSSSRSSFPQAPGGNPGRGRISAPLSKMSGHNGSLAFGQTASKFSLRRLFSYTRLEGLQLLRDPIRLTLALLGSAILMLVMGFGINMDVEDLSFAMLDRDQTGISRDYTLNLAGSRYFVEKAPITDYEELDRRMRAGEISLAIEIPPGFGRDIARGDPVAVGAWIDGAMPTRAETVRGYVQGMHTHWLTTRTAEALGSDAVAGPANIETRFRYNPDVKSLPAMVPAVIPLLLMLIPAVLAALSVVREKELGSIVNLYVTPVTRLEFLLGKQIPYVALAMLSFLFLVLLAVTVFRVPVKGSFPTLTTGALLYVMAATAFGLLISTFMRSQIAALFGTAVLTILPAKQFSGMIDPVSSLEGVGGLIGKIYPTTHFLIISRGAFSKSLSFSDLYASFIPLAIAVPVLIALSTVLLKKQER; encoded by the coding sequence ATGAATGAACACCGGCCTGATACCACCATGCAGAATAAAGAGAGCGGCAGTGCAGGTTCCGCGCCGGTGGTGCGCCTTTCCAATGTAAGCCTGCGCTACGGCAGGACGCAGGCGCTGGATGCGATCCACCTGGATATACCGGCCGGAAAAATGGTCGGCATGATCGGCCCGGACGGAGTCGGCAAGTCCAGCCTGTTCGCGCTCATTGCCGGAGCCCACGCGATTCAGAGCGGACACATCGAGGTGCTGGGCGGCGACATGGCTGAAGCAGAACATCGCCGGCTGGTAGGCCCACGCGTGGCTTACATGCCCCAGGGGCTGGGCAAGAACCTTTACCCGACCCTTTCCGTCTTCGAGAATGCCGATTTCTTCGGCCGCCTGTTCGGCCATGACCGCAGCGAACGGGAACAACGCATCGGAGAACTGCTGCAAGCGACCAGCCTGTCCCCTTTTTCAGGGCGGCCCGCGGGCAAGCTCTCTGGCGGCATGAAGCAAAAACTCGGACTTTGCTGCGCCCTCATCCACGACCCCGACCTCCTGATCCTCGACGAGCCCACCACTGGCGTCGATCCCCTGTCGCGGCGCCAGTTCTGGGAACTCATCGAGCAGATCCGGGCCGCCCGGCCCGGTATGAGTGTTGTGGTCGCCACGGCCTACATGGAGGAGGCCTTCAGCTTCGACTGGCTGGTGGCAATGGACGGCGGCCGGGTGCTGGCGACCGGAGCCCCTCGGGAACTGCTCCAAAACACCGGCACAACCACGCTCGAAGAAGCCTTCATCGCCCTGCTGCCCCGGGAAAAGCGCGAAGGCTACCAGCCGGTGCACATTCCCCCTCGCGAAGAAGGTGAAGAATCCGACATCGCCATCGAGGCGCGCGATCTCACCATGCGCTTCGGGGATTTCATCGCCGTCGACCACGTGAGCTTTCGCATCGGCCGTGGCGAAATCTTCGGTTTCCTCGGCTCCAACGGCTGCGGCAAAACCACGACCATGAAAATGCTGACGGGGCTGCTGCCGGCCAGTGAGGGGCAGGCCTGGTTGTTCGGCCGCCCCGTGGACCCGCGCGACCTCGACACCCGCCGCCGCGTGGGCTACATGTCTCAGGCCTTTTCGCTCTACTCGGAGCTCACTGTCCGGCAAAACCTGGAGCTGCACGCCCGGCTTTTCCGCATGCCTGTCGAGAAAATTCCCGCCCGCATGAGAGAGATGTCGGAACGCTTCGGCCTCTCGGATGTCATGGACGCTTTGCCCGATGCGCTGCCACTCGGCGTCCGCCAGCGGCTGTCGCTGGCCGTGGCCATGATCCACGGACCGGAGATACTGATCCTCGATGAGCCGACTTCCGGGGTCGACCCCGTGGCGCGCGACGCCTTCTGGCAGATCATGATCGACCTGGCGCGCCGGGACAAAGTCACCATTTTCATCTCCACCCATTTCATGAACGAGGCGGAGCGATGCGACCGCATCTCGTTGATGCATGCCGGACGCGTGCTGGTGAGCGATACCCCGGAGGGGTTGAGAGCAAAGCGCGGCTCGCAAACGCTGGAGGAGGCCTTCATCGCCTACCTGGAAGAGGCTGCTGCAAAAGACCGGAAACTGTCTGAAAAACGCCGGGACTTACCGGAAACTGGGCTGTCCTCCTCCAGGTCGTCATTCCCGCAAGCTCCCGGCGGAAATCCAGGTCGTGGACGGATTTCCGCCCCCCTGTCAAAGATGAGCGGGCATAACGGATCGTTGGCTTTCGGACAAACAGCATCGAAATTCAGTTTGCGCCGCCTCTTCAGCTACACCCGGCTCGAAGGGCTGCAACTGCTCCGGGACCCGATACGACTGACCCTGGCCTTGCTGGGCAGCGCGATTTTGATGTTGGTGATGGGTTTTGGCATCAACATGGATGTGGAGGATCTCTCTTTCGCGATGCTGGACCGCGACCAGACCGGCATCAGCCGAGACTACACGCTCAACCTGGCAGGGTCGCGCTATTTCGTCGAAAAAGCACCAATCACCGACTACGAGGAATTGGACCGCCGCATGCGCGCAGGCGAGATCAGCCTGGCCATCGAGATCCCCCCCGGGTTCGGACGGGACATCGCACGGGGAGATCCCGTGGCGGTGGGGGCATGGATCGACGGTGCCATGCCCACTCGCGCCGAGACCGTGCGCGGCTATGTGCAGGGCATGCACACACACTGGCTGACCACACGCACCGCCGAGGCGCTGGGTTCGGATGCAGTGGCGGGGCCAGCCAACATCGAGACACGCTTCCGCTACAACCCCGACGTCAAGAGCCTGCCCGCCATGGTGCCGGCGGTGATCCCGCTGCTGCTCATGCTGATTCCGGCCGTTCTGGCCGCGCTTTCCGTAGTACGCGAGAAGGAGCTCGGCTCCATCGTCAATCTTTACGTCACTCCCGTCACCCGCCTGGAATTCCTGCTCGGCAAGCAGATTCCCTATGTGGCGCTGGCCATGCTCAGTTTTCTGTTCCTGGTGCTGCTCGCCGTCACTGTCTTCCGAGTCCCCGTGAAGGGAAGCTTCCCCACCTTGACGACCGGGGCCCTGCTGTATGTCATGGCGGCCACTGCCTTCGGCCTGTTGATTTCGACCTTCATGCGGAGCCAGATTGCCGCGCTTTTCGGCACTGCCGTACTGACCATCCTGCCGGCAAAACAGTTCTCGGGGATGATCGATCCCGTATCGTCTCTAGAGGGAGTGGGAGGACTGATCGGCAAAATCTATCCCACCACCCATTTCCTGATCATTTCGCGCGGCGCATTCTCCAAATCACTGAGTTTTTCCGACCTCTACGCATCGTTCATTCCCCTGGCCATCGCCGTTCCGGTGTTGATCGCTCTGAGCACCGTGCTGCTGAAAAAACAGGAGCGTTGA
- a CDS encoding cytochrome B6 — MLQSSYSPVVMKEPFADTMARMKAAKAEVMKRQMTLLEERYDLADRPAKGVMMSEGRKAVQEGVRVKLPKGVSWEQLAGMSAEEIKEKNLWPKGFYPLPHPNHAEGGMVFPQFHIDEIKKQEGRDLTRFDLDFDLPAHFLPTFPPPIYLTTRPDLGDVSQGKVVTIMNYFELFNGILNPKQLEGLRLLVTPFPQQQFNQTDDRRSELASRGVTCFDCHVNGHSNGATHLVGDIRPQEFRHRLDTPPLRGVNVQRLFGSQRALKSVEDFTEFEQRAAYFDGDPVIATKKGVNILERGSQVHFMAEFQEILDFPPAPKLNIYGKLDPAKASESEMRGQEIFFGKAQCAVCHPAPYYTDGSMHNLKAERFFKPVMINGRMASADGPIKTFPLRGIKDSPPYLHDGRLLTLADTVEFFNLIQGLKLNEQEKKDLVNFMAAL, encoded by the coding sequence ATGCTGCAAAGCAGTTACAGTCCGGTGGTCATGAAAGAGCCGTTTGCGGACACGATGGCCCGCATGAAGGCCGCCAAGGCCGAAGTGATGAAACGCCAGATGACCCTGCTGGAGGAGCGCTACGATCTAGCCGACCGTCCGGCAAAAGGGGTTATGATGTCGGAAGGCAGGAAAGCCGTCCAAGAAGGGGTCCGGGTAAAGCTGCCCAAGGGGGTGAGCTGGGAGCAGTTGGCCGGCATGAGTGCGGAGGAGATCAAGGAAAAGAACCTGTGGCCCAAAGGGTTTTATCCACTGCCTCATCCCAACCACGCGGAAGGCGGCATGGTTTTTCCCCAGTTCCACATCGACGAAATCAAGAAACAGGAAGGACGGGATTTGACCCGTTTTGATCTGGACTTCGACCTTCCGGCCCATTTCCTTCCGACGTTTCCACCGCCCATCTATCTCACAACCCGTCCCGACCTCGGTGACGTATCGCAGGGAAAAGTCGTCACCATTATGAACTACTTTGAGCTGTTTAATGGCATTCTCAACCCGAAGCAATTGGAAGGGCTCAGGCTTCTGGTCACACCCTTTCCCCAGCAGCAATTCAACCAGACCGACGATCGGCGTTCCGAACTTGCCAGCCGTGGAGTCACCTGCTTTGATTGCCATGTGAACGGGCACAGCAATGGCGCCACCCATCTGGTGGGCGACATCCGCCCCCAAGAATTCCGGCATCGCTTGGACACACCTCCCCTTCGCGGCGTGAACGTCCAGCGCCTGTTCGGGTCGCAGCGGGCGCTCAAGAGCGTGGAGGATTTCACGGAGTTTGAACAACGGGCTGCCTACTTTGACGGGGACCCCGTGATTGCTACAAAGAAAGGTGTGAACATCCTGGAACGCGGCAGCCAAGTGCATTTCATGGCGGAATTCCAGGAGATCCTGGATTTTCCCCCGGCCCCCAAGTTGAACATTTACGGAAAACTGGATCCTGCAAAAGCCAGTGAATCCGAGATGCGCGGCCAGGAAATCTTCTTTGGCAAGGCTCAGTGCGCCGTGTGCCATCCCGCTCCCTACTACACGGATGGTTCGATGCACAACCTGAAAGCCGAGCGGTTTTTCAAGCCTGTTATGATCAACGGGCGTATGGCTTCCGCCGATGGCCCCATCAAGACTTTTCCGTTGCGCGGAATCAAAGATTCCCCTCCATATCTCCACGACGGACGGCTGCTGACTCTTGCCGATACCGTGGAATTCTTCAATTTGATTCAGGGCCTCAAGCTGAATGAGCAGGAAAAGAAAGACCTGGTGAATTTCATGGCTGCCCTTTAA
- a CDS encoding SLC13 family permease — MSSYEAYQIGGNVGQDLMIVLGVFVGSAVLFASNRIRNDVVAIMVLLALMLTGVLTVSESLAGFSDPVVMVTIAMFILGEAMVNTGIAQKTGEAVLKAGRGSETRLIGLLMIATGGIGAFMSSTAVVALFIPVALTVAAKAGLNPKRMLMPLSVAGLVSGMMTLIATAPNLVVDNALRVHGLAPLGFFSFTPFAIAVLAVAVTYMLFMGRRMLSREVRAEGGPRGTTMADLIKSYGLVDRVHRLLVPADSPLIDRAVARMKLRIDYGINLIGFEKHHLRRRILMPPAPDTVFEAGDQIFVVADEGDLRHFKEALGLTHLTLLGELGQREVVEEIGLAEIMLTPESKLIGQTLEEIQFHAHYNLTVLAVRRRGKPLIADLAHLPLDFGDALLVSGSWSDILRLRKEREHIVVLTLPEEFHALAPARQRAPLALAILAAMVAVMAFRLLPNVAAALLAAFALVATRCVKLDAVYRVIGWQAVVLMGAILPLATAFNKTGATRYISTSLVDSLGSLGPPTMLAAVFLITTATGFFISNTATAVLIAPIAIEAALTVGVPPQAFAMTVAIACSAAYATPVSSPVNTLVLDPGGYTFMDFVKVGLPLQLLTLVVTVALARLLFSF; from the coding sequence ATGTCAAGTTATGAAGCCTATCAGATAGGAGGAAATGTGGGTCAAGACCTGATGATCGTTCTCGGTGTCTTCGTGGGCTCCGCGGTGTTGTTTGCAAGCAATCGCATTCGTAATGACGTTGTGGCAATTATGGTTTTGCTTGCCCTGATGTTGACGGGGGTTTTGACGGTCTCCGAATCTCTCGCCGGTTTCAGCGATCCAGTGGTCATGGTGACCATCGCCATGTTCATCCTGGGCGAGGCCATGGTGAATACCGGTATTGCTCAGAAGACGGGGGAGGCCGTGCTGAAAGCGGGCCGCGGCAGCGAAACCCGTTTGATCGGTCTTCTGATGATCGCCACAGGAGGAATCGGGGCTTTCATGAGCTCCACCGCCGTAGTGGCACTCTTCATTCCTGTCGCCCTCACCGTTGCCGCCAAGGCCGGCCTGAACCCTAAACGGATGCTGATGCCGCTTTCCGTCGCTGGCCTCGTCAGCGGCATGATGACCCTCATCGCCACCGCCCCCAACCTGGTTGTCGACAATGCCCTCAGGGTGCACGGTTTGGCTCCACTGGGCTTCTTCAGTTTCACCCCTTTTGCCATCGCCGTTCTCGCGGTCGCCGTGACTTACATGCTGTTCATGGGGAGGCGAATGCTCTCCCGGGAGGTCCGTGCCGAAGGTGGTCCCCGGGGTACGACCATGGCGGACTTGATCAAGAGCTACGGCCTTGTGGATCGGGTCCATCGACTACTGGTTCCCGCAGACTCACCGCTCATAGATCGCGCCGTAGCACGCATGAAGTTGAGGATAGACTATGGGATCAATCTCATCGGATTCGAGAAACACCACCTCCGCAGACGCATCCTGATGCCCCCCGCGCCGGATACGGTGTTCGAAGCGGGCGACCAGATTTTCGTGGTGGCCGATGAAGGGGATCTGAGGCATTTCAAGGAGGCGTTGGGATTGACACACCTGACGCTGCTAGGGGAGTTGGGACAGCGGGAGGTGGTGGAGGAAATAGGCCTGGCCGAGATCATGCTTACCCCGGAATCCAAACTGATCGGCCAAACGCTGGAAGAGATCCAATTTCACGCCCACTACAATTTAACAGTGCTTGCCGTACGTCGGCGCGGAAAGCCCCTGATTGCCGATCTCGCCCATCTCCCGCTGGATTTCGGAGACGCTTTGCTCGTCTCTGGAAGCTGGTCCGATATCTTGAGACTGCGCAAAGAAAGAGAGCACATTGTCGTGCTCACGCTTCCGGAAGAATTCCATGCTCTGGCACCCGCCCGCCAGCGGGCTCCGCTGGCTCTCGCCATTCTGGCGGCCATGGTTGCCGTCATGGCGTTCAGGCTTCTTCCCAATGTCGCCGCTGCGCTGCTGGCAGCCTTCGCTTTAGTGGCTACCCGCTGTGTCAAGCTGGACGCGGTTTATCGCGTCATTGGCTGGCAGGCTGTGGTCCTCATGGGCGCCATTCTGCCACTCGCAACCGCATTCAACAAGACAGGTGCAACCCGTTACATCTCCACCAGTCTCGTCGATTCTCTGGGCAGCCTGGGGCCCCCGACCATGTTGGCGGCAGTGTTTCTCATCACTACGGCCACCGGTTTTTTCATATCCAATACCGCTACAGCGGTGCTTATCGCACCCATCGCCATCGAGGCGGCACTGACGGTCGGTGTTCCGCCGCAAGCCTTTGCCATGACCGTGGCTATCGCCTGCTCAGCCGCTTATGCGACACCTGTCTCATCGCCCGTCAATACGTTGGTCCTGGATCCGGGCGGCTATACCTTCATGGACTTCGTCAAGGTAGGGCTTCCCCTCCAGTTGCTGACCCTGGTCGTTACAGTGGCTCTTGCCCGGTTGCTTTTCTCTTTTTGA
- a CDS encoding ABC transporter permease produces the protein MRFSNILHLGIKELRSLIRDPIMLVLIVYVFTAGVYSAATAMPETLNKAPIAIVDEDHSHLSNRIVSAFYLPYFIPPVLISRSEMDAGMDTGLYTFALDIPPDFQRDVLAGRRPTIQLNVDATRMSQAFTGSRYIQTIVSGEVNAFLQGHRAAAASPVDLELRVRFNPSLKKSWFGAVMEVINNVTMLAIVLTGAALIREREHGTIEHLLVMPVTPFEIMMSKVWTMALVVLSATALSLVFVVQGLLSVPIEGSLMLFLAGTALHLFATTSMGIFLGTIARSMPQFGLLLMLVLLPLQMLSGSITPRESMPDLVQFLMLGAPNTHFVMLAQAILYRGAGLEVVWPQFAALAAIGAILFSLSLGRFRKALGSMA, from the coding sequence GTGCGGTTCTCCAATATCCTGCACCTGGGCATCAAGGAACTGCGCAGCCTCATCCGCGACCCGATCATGCTCGTGCTGATCGTCTATGTTTTTACCGCTGGAGTCTACTCAGCCGCCACGGCCATGCCGGAAACTCTCAACAAGGCGCCCATCGCCATCGTGGACGAGGACCATTCGCATCTCTCCAACCGGATTGTCTCAGCCTTCTATCTACCCTATTTCATCCCACCCGTGCTGATCTCCCGGTCCGAGATGGATGCCGGCATGGACACCGGGCTCTACACCTTCGCCCTCGACATTCCGCCGGATTTCCAGCGCGATGTGCTGGCCGGCCGCCGGCCCACCATCCAGCTCAATGTCGATGCCACACGCATGAGCCAGGCCTTTACCGGCAGCAGGTACATCCAGACAATAGTCAGCGGCGAGGTCAACGCCTTCCTTCAGGGGCACAGAGCGGCGGCCGCATCGCCGGTGGATCTCGAACTGCGGGTCAGGTTCAACCCATCGCTCAAAAAATCCTGGTTCGGCGCAGTCATGGAGGTGATCAACAATGTCACCATGCTCGCCATCGTGCTCACCGGAGCCGCCCTGATTCGCGAGCGCGAGCATGGAACCATCGAGCATCTGCTGGTGATGCCCGTCACCCCTTTCGAGATCATGATGAGCAAAGTGTGGACCATGGCCCTGGTGGTGCTTTCCGCCACGGCCCTTTCGCTGGTCTTCGTCGTCCAGGGGCTTTTATCGGTGCCCATCGAGGGCTCGCTCATGCTTTTCCTGGCCGGCACAGCCCTCCATCTTTTCGCCACAACCTCCATGGGAATTTTCCTCGGCACCATCGCACGCTCCATGCCCCAGTTCGGACTGCTGCTGATGCTGGTGCTTCTGCCCCTGCAGATGCTCTCGGGCAGTATCACACCCAGGGAAAGCATGCCCGACCTGGTGCAGTTCCTCATGCTGGGAGCGCCCAACACCCATTTCGTCATGCTCGCCCAGGCCATCCTCTACCGCGGTGCGGGGCTGGAGGTCGTATGGCCGCAGTTCGCCGCTCTGGCCGCCATCGGCGCCATCCTCTTCAGCCTGTCTCTCGGCCGTTTTCGCAAGGCATTGGGGAGCATGGCGTGA
- the shc gene encoding squalene--hopene cyclase has translation MAILSKNKFEQDKPAVSEGKDSFWKDRPVEIAGERIRLQATQACLHSGGIEGSSVARIRKAVDSTCDFFLRTQYAEGYWWSELESNVTITAEYLLLLRLIECADHGMERDIVRYLLSQQNENGAWGLYYGDEGDLSTTIEAYFALKLAGEDPESPPLRRARGFILRRGGIERSRVFTKIWLALFGQYDWQKVPSMPVELVLLPSHFYFSIYELSSWARATVVPLSIVLTARPVYTLPESKNVQELYLPSNGSPMRFKSWVHKLFFIFDRIAKEFEKRPFRRLRSRAIREAEKWILDHQEESGDWGGIQPPMVYSILALHYLGYPLDHPAMVKGMHAIKGFCLKDDQGLRMQSCISPVWDTTLTTLALIEAGISPEHPAIRNAVSWLASKQTTTGGDWQVKSCCPPGGWAFEFVNTRYPDVDDSAFVLTTLHRASQSGCDKLHEVKMRGMEWCLGMQSSSGGWGAFDRDNDMIILNRIPFADQEAMVDYPSVDVTGRVLEAMGHYGYPPTHPQAQRGIQFIRRMQEPDGSWWGRWGVNYIYGTWAALRGLIAIGEDPGAAYIQAAVSWLKAHQNPDGGWGETCESYMNPDLRGRGTSTPSQTAWALMGLMACGEEDCPEVKRGVQYLVDTQRSDGSWEETCFTGTGFPKHFFIRYDNYRNCFPLMALGQYLRKLEAKVSPPGRWVTEKK, from the coding sequence ATGGCTATATTGTCGAAAAATAAATTTGAACAGGACAAACCGGCAGTATCGGAGGGAAAGGATAGTTTCTGGAAAGATAGACCGGTAGAGATCGCGGGAGAACGCATCCGTTTGCAAGCCACGCAGGCATGTCTTCATTCCGGTGGAATCGAAGGCTCCAGCGTCGCCCGGATTCGCAAGGCGGTCGACAGCACCTGTGATTTCTTCCTGCGAACACAGTATGCGGAAGGGTACTGGTGGTCCGAACTGGAATCGAATGTCACGATCACTGCCGAATACCTTCTGCTGCTCCGTTTGATCGAATGCGCCGATCACGGGATGGAACGGGATATAGTACGGTACCTCTTGAGCCAGCAGAACGAGAACGGCGCGTGGGGACTCTACTACGGCGACGAAGGAGACCTCAGTACTACCATTGAAGCCTATTTCGCACTCAAGCTGGCGGGTGAGGATCCGGAATCGCCACCGCTTCGCAGGGCCCGCGGCTTTATTCTTCGTCGGGGAGGCATCGAGCGGTCGCGAGTATTCACGAAAATCTGGCTGGCGCTCTTCGGCCAGTACGATTGGCAGAAGGTCCCTTCCATGCCTGTCGAGCTGGTTTTGCTGCCTTCACATTTCTATTTCAGCATCTATGAACTCTCGAGCTGGGCGCGGGCTACGGTCGTCCCCCTCTCCATCGTCCTCACTGCCCGGCCGGTATACACGCTGCCCGAGAGCAAGAATGTCCAGGAACTCTATCTTCCATCGAACGGCTCTCCCATGCGGTTCAAATCGTGGGTACACAAGCTTTTTTTCATTTTCGACCGCATAGCCAAGGAATTCGAAAAACGCCCGTTCCGCCGGCTGCGAAGCCGGGCTATCCGGGAAGCGGAAAAGTGGATTCTCGATCACCAGGAAGAGAGCGGAGACTGGGGAGGCATCCAGCCTCCTATGGTCTACTCCATCCTGGCCCTGCACTACCTGGGTTATCCACTGGATCATCCGGCGATGGTAAAAGGCATGCACGCCATAAAGGGTTTCTGCCTGAAAGACGACCAGGGGCTGCGTATGCAATCGTGCATTTCCCCTGTATGGGATACGACCTTGACGACCCTAGCCCTTATAGAGGCCGGCATTTCCCCGGAACACCCGGCCATCAGAAATGCGGTCTCGTGGCTTGCCTCCAAGCAGACGACAACCGGCGGCGACTGGCAGGTCAAGAGCTGCTGTCCGCCAGGCGGATGGGCTTTTGAGTTCGTCAATACACGCTACCCGGATGTGGACGATTCAGCCTTTGTGCTCACGACACTGCACCGGGCGAGTCAGAGCGGATGCGATAAGCTCCACGAAGTGAAGATGCGTGGAATGGAGTGGTGTCTTGGCATGCAAAGCTCTTCGGGCGGTTGGGGGGCCTTCGATCGCGACAATGATATGATCATCCTCAACCGCATCCCATTTGCCGACCAGGAAGCAATGGTGGATTATCCGTCCGTGGATGTGACGGGCAGAGTCCTCGAAGCCATGGGGCATTACGGCTATCCTCCGACCCATCCGCAGGCGCAAAGAGGTATTCAGTTCATCCGCAGGATGCAGGAGCCGGACGGAAGCTGGTGGGGCCGATGGGGAGTGAACTATATCTACGGCACCTGGGCGGCACTGAGAGGCCTCATAGCCATCGGGGAAGATCCTGGGGCCGCCTACATTCAAGCGGCCGTGAGCTGGCTCAAAGCACATCAGAATCCCGACGGGGGCTGGGGGGAAACCTGTGAGTCCTACATGAATCCCGATCTGCGCGGCCGGGGAACAAGCACGCCTTCTCAGACCGCGTGGGCGCTCATGGGACTCATGGCCTGCGGAGAGGAAGACTGCCCCGAGGTCAAGCGGGGTGTGCAGTACCTCGTCGATACACAGCGAAGCGATGGGAGCTGGGAGGAGACCTGCTTTACGGGAACCGGTTTTCCCAAGCATTTCTTCATCCGTTATGACAACTACCGCAACTGCTTCCCCCTCATGGCATTGGGCCAATACCTCCGGAAGCTCGAAGCAAAAGTCAGCCCTCCAGGACGCTGGGTGACCGAAAAAAAATGA
- a CDS encoding MlaC/ttg2D family ABC transporter substrate-binding protein, with product MHRDKQILRFVAGVFLLITSVMYSPSIMAASSSPLQLIQSGSDRGLQIIKSSLFGGGPSLQQRREEILTITEEYFDFDEMAKRALGRPWKEISAEERQEFLQLFKQLLFNTYISRVEATATPTTRTLYQGEQIEGRYALVKTRVANDKEPDFEIDYRLVLSGSEWKVYDVVIEGISLVNNYRQQFASILNNKPFKDLLNQLREKVETQSRS from the coding sequence ATGCATCGGGATAAGCAGATTCTTCGTTTTGTTGCAGGTGTCTTTTTGCTGATCACTTCTGTGATGTATTCGCCTTCGATCATGGCGGCTTCCTCGTCCCCGCTTCAGTTGATTCAATCGGGGTCGGATCGTGGATTGCAGATCATCAAGAGCTCCCTCTTTGGAGGTGGTCCCAGCCTCCAACAGCGCAGGGAGGAAATCCTCACCATCACCGAGGAATACTTCGACTTCGACGAGATGGCCAAACGAGCCCTGGGAAGGCCTTGGAAGGAAATCTCCGCAGAGGAGCGGCAAGAATTCCTCCAGCTTTTCAAACAGCTTCTTTTCAACACTTATATAAGTCGGGTGGAGGCGACTGCCACGCCGACCACTCGCACCCTCTACCAGGGAGAGCAGATCGAAGGCCGATACGCCCTGGTGAAGACCCGTGTGGCCAACGACAAGGAGCCCGACTTCGAGATCGACTACAGGCTCGTTCTCAGTGGATCCGAGTGGAAGGTCTACGATGTGGTGATCGAGGGTATAAGCCTGGTCAACAACTACCGGCAGCAATTCGCTTCCATCCTGAACAACAAGCCCTTCAAAGACCTCTTGAACCAGCTCAGGGAAAAGGTCGAAACACAATCCAGATCGTGA